Proteins co-encoded in one bacterium genomic window:
- a CDS encoding ferritin family protein, protein MSTTAKTLIEAIKNEIEGRAFYLALAKKVKNPLVRRKILGLAEDELEHRETLSRLYWAQTGSDVGDLASYEVHVDIPEVESMSVTDLLVMAMNTEKETSETYLRMSEATGDTKASAFLEYLSDFEQAHYETLAGELEKIRSTPGWEDQGYTE, encoded by the coding sequence TTGTCGACAACTGCAAAGACGCTCATCGAAGCCATCAAGAACGAGATCGAGGGACGGGCGTTTTACCTGGCCCTGGCCAAAAAGGTCAAAAATCCTCTTGTCAGGCGCAAGATCCTCGGTCTTGCCGAAGACGAACTCGAGCACAGGGAGACCCTCAGCCGACTTTACTGGGCCCAGACCGGGTCCGATGTTGGTGACCTGGCCAGCTACGAGGTCCATGTCGATATCCCTGAAGTGGAAAGCATGTCTGTCACTGACCTCCTTGTGATGGCCATGAACACAGAGAAGGAAACTTCCGAGACCTACCTCAGGATGTCCGAGGCCACTGGTGATACAAAAGCTTCGGCATTCCTGGAGTACCTGTCCGACTTCGAACAGGCGCACTATGAGACCCTGGCGGGAGAACTGGAGAAGATACGCAGTACCCCCGGATGGGAAGATCAGGGTTATACCGAGTAA